The Sphingobium sp. JS3065 genome includes a region encoding these proteins:
- a CDS encoding conjugal transfer protein TraD, giving the protein MKRRKRTRHLIELGGLVAKAGLVELTDDDRAVILGLLVEAAAKMRWPDREQALALWRRRGMRAFADSDDAGNE; this is encoded by the coding sequence GTGAAGCGGCGCAAACGCACGCGGCATCTGATCGAGCTGGGAGGGCTCGTTGCCAAGGCGGGCCTCGTCGAGCTCACCGACGACGATCGCGCCGTGATCCTCGGGCTGCTGGTCGAGGCAGCGGCGAAAATGCGCTGGCCGGATCGCGAGCAGGCGCTGGCCTTATGGCGACGACGTGGAATGCGGGCTTTTGCCGATTCCGATGACGCCGGGAATGAATGA
- a CDS encoding conjugal transfer protein TraD, whose product MRKPRNYDAELKALNDKARQLKSRKQSQLGELVMATGADGLSIEELAGVLLGAATAERSTREAWRKRGAAFFRGEREDAGRSTGGQQGSAAKDDDRTLSPSGEAGAA is encoded by the coding sequence ATGCGCAAACCCAGGAACTATGACGCCGAACTCAAGGCTCTCAATGATAAGGCGCGACAACTCAAGAGCCGCAAGCAAAGCCAGCTTGGCGAGCTGGTCATGGCAACCGGCGCCGATGGACTCAGCATCGAGGAGCTGGCCGGCGTCTTGCTTGGCGCTGCCACTGCCGAGCGCTCAACGCGGGAGGCGTGGCGCAAGCGGGGCGCCGCGTTCTTTCGGGGGGAACGCGAAGACGCTGGCCGCAGCACTGGCGGCCAGCAAGGCAGCGCTGCGAAGGACGACGATCGCACGCTATCGCCTTCAGGCGAAGCAGGCGCGGCATGA
- the traA gene encoding Ti-type conjugative transfer relaxase TraA — MAIYHFSAKVISRAAGSSAVAAAAYRSASRLRDERLGRHHDFSNKPGVVHSEIMLPDGAPEEWRDREQLWNDVEAAELRKDAQLAREIEFAIPREMNQADGIELARDFVQREFVDWGMVADLNVHWDIGPDGNPKPHAHVMLGMREVTEEGFGAKVRDWNRTELLTHWREAWAEHVNQRLAQLDIDARIDHRSLEVQGIDLEPQHKIGPAASRMVEQGLESERLDEHHAIARANGEKLLADPAIALDAITHQQSTFTTHDLAMFVHRHSEGKDQFDQVMAAVRSSPELVKLGKDGRGEDRFTSRSMLETEQRLERATATLDARRHHGVGERHLERALAHAADRGMLLSPEQRGAFEHVTNSRGISNVIGYAGTGKSAMLGVAHEAWESAGYTVQGAALSGIAAENLESGSGIASRTIASLEHQWAQDRELLTNRSILVIDEAGMIGTRQMERVMAEAQKRGAKVVAVGDPEQLQAIEAGASFRSIAERHGAVEIKTVRRQSEDWQRQATRQLANGRTGEALAAYDEAGHVHAAGTREQARETLIDRWDKERQAHPDANRIILTHTNEEVRELNEAARGRMRAAQMLGDDINLVVERGSRAFATGDRVMFLQNERSLEVKNGTLGTVEHVSPIAMRVRTDDGRAIAFDLKHYAHVDHGYAATIHKAQGITVGNVHVLATPSLDRHAAYVALSRHRDSVDLHYGKDDFADQSKLVRALSRERGKDMASDYACVTEPVPQVQPRRGIFDGLKLKPSPLDRIPTNPNFDGLRLKVSKDLAQPTAPPPEIVSTAPGAESREAQLRHERTDALQRHARAIDAIYSTRDRGGRESPEQLAELRSARQAFEEQRPDGPRDAEVAYAKDPHLASEAAQGRTARAIRALQLETELRTNPELRADRFITRWNDLSGRVDRHYAAGNMDAYKSTRSAMADMARSLHRDPQLESLLAIRKAQLGITMMDSQRSLGAQLAFDHGIDLGRGRGLGL; from the coding sequence ATGGCGATCTACCACTTCTCGGCCAAAGTGATTTCCCGCGCCGCCGGCTCCTCGGCGGTGGCAGCGGCCGCCTATCGCTCGGCCTCGCGCCTGCGTGATGAGCGCCTGGGCCGCCACCACGACTTCTCCAATAAGCCCGGCGTCGTGCACAGCGAAATCATGCTGCCCGATGGCGCGCCGGAGGAATGGCGCGACCGTGAACAGCTCTGGAATGATGTCGAGGCGGCGGAACTGCGCAAGGACGCGCAGCTCGCCCGCGAGATCGAGTTCGCCATTCCCCGCGAGATGAACCAGGCGGACGGGATCGAGCTTGCCCGCGACTTCGTGCAGCGTGAATTCGTCGACTGGGGCATGGTCGCCGATCTCAATGTCCATTGGGATATCGGACCTGACGGAAATCCCAAGCCCCATGCCCATGTTATGTTGGGGATGCGCGAAGTCACCGAAGAAGGCTTTGGCGCCAAAGTCCGCGACTGGAACAGGACCGAACTTCTGACCCACTGGCGCGAGGCCTGGGCCGAACATGTCAATCAACGCCTCGCCCAGCTCGATATCGACGCCCGGATCGATCACCGATCTTTGGAAGTGCAGGGCATTGACCTCGAGCCGCAGCACAAGATCGGTCCCGCCGCCTCGCGCATGGTCGAGCAGGGACTGGAGAGCGAGCGGCTCGACGAGCACCACGCCATTGCCCGTGCCAATGGCGAGAAGCTGCTCGCTGATCCGGCCATCGCCCTGGATGCGATCACCCACCAGCAGTCGACCTTCACCACCCATGACCTTGCCATGTTTGTGCACCGGCACAGCGAAGGGAAGGACCAGTTCGATCAGGTGATGGCGGCGGTTCGGTCCTCGCCCGAGCTGGTGAAACTGGGTAAGGATGGCCGGGGTGAGGACAGGTTCACCTCAAGGTCGATGCTGGAAACCGAGCAACGGCTGGAACGTGCCACCGCAACGCTCGACGCGCGGCGCCATCATGGCGTGGGCGAGCGGCATCTCGAGCGGGCGTTGGCCCACGCGGCGGATCGGGGAATGCTGCTCTCGCCCGAACAACGCGGCGCGTTCGAACATGTGACCAACTCTCGCGGCATCAGCAACGTCATCGGCTATGCCGGCACCGGCAAGAGCGCGATGCTGGGCGTCGCGCACGAAGCATGGGAATCGGCAGGCTACACCGTGCAGGGCGCGGCCCTATCCGGCATCGCCGCCGAGAACCTCGAAAGCGGCTCGGGCATTGCCAGCCGCACCATTGCCAGCCTGGAGCATCAATGGGCTCAGGATCGCGAGTTGCTGACCAACAGATCGATCCTCGTCATCGACGAGGCCGGCATGATCGGCACGCGCCAGATGGAGCGCGTGATGGCCGAGGCCCAAAAGCGCGGCGCCAAGGTCGTGGCTGTAGGCGATCCCGAGCAGCTTCAGGCGATCGAGGCGGGCGCTTCGTTCCGCTCTATCGCCGAGCGCCATGGCGCGGTCGAGATCAAGACCGTTCGCCGCCAGTCCGAGGACTGGCAGCGCCAGGCGACGCGACAGCTTGCCAACGGTCGGACGGGCGAGGCACTCGCCGCCTATGACGAGGCGGGCCATGTCCATGCCGCCGGGACGCGCGAACAGGCACGTGAGACGCTGATCGATCGCTGGGACAAGGAACGGCAGGCACATCCTGATGCCAACCGGATCATCCTCACCCATACCAACGAGGAGGTGCGCGAACTCAATGAAGCCGCGCGGGGGCGCATGCGCGCCGCGCAGATGTTGGGTGACGACATCAACCTGGTCGTCGAGCGCGGTAGCCGTGCCTTTGCGACCGGCGACCGTGTCATGTTCCTGCAAAACGAGCGCAGCCTGGAGGTGAAGAACGGCACGCTCGGCACCGTCGAGCATGTCAGTCCGATCGCCATGCGCGTGCGCACCGATGACGGCAGGGCCATCGCCTTCGATCTCAAACACTATGCCCATGTTGATCATGGCTATGCCGCCACGATCCACAAGGCGCAGGGCATAACCGTGGGCAATGTCCACGTGCTGGCAACACCGAGTCTCGATCGGCATGCCGCCTATGTCGCGCTGTCCCGGCACAGGGACAGCGTCGATCTGCATTACGGCAAGGACGACTTCGCCGATCAGTCGAAGTTGGTCCGCGCCCTCAGCCGCGAGCGTGGCAAGGACATGGCGTCGGACTATGCCTGCGTGACCGAGCCTGTCCCGCAAGTACAGCCCAGGCGCGGCATCTTCGACGGGCTCAAGCTCAAACCATCACCGCTCGATCGGATCCCGACAAATCCGAACTTCGATGGCCTGCGGCTCAAAGTCTCGAAGGATCTGGCACAACCCACCGCGCCTCCGCCGGAGATCGTTTCGACCGCGCCCGGCGCCGAGAGCCGCGAGGCACAGCTGCGGCACGAGCGGACAGATGCGCTGCAACGCCATGCCAGGGCGATCGATGCGATCTACAGCACGCGGGATCGTGGCGGCCGGGAAAGCCCCGAGCAGCTCGCCGAGCTCAGGTCTGCGCGCCAGGCGTTTGAGGAGCAGCGCCCGGATGGGCCGCGCGATGCCGAGGTGGCCTATGCCAAGGACCCACACCTCGCGAGCGAGGCGGCGCAGGGTCGCACCGCCCGTGCGATCCGCGCACTGCAGCTGGAAACCGAGCTGCGCACCAATCCCGAGTTGCGGGCCGACCGGTTCATCACCCGCTGGAACGACCTCTCCGGTCGGGTTGATCGGCACTATGCCGCCGGGAATATGGACGCCTACAAGTCCACGCGTTCGGCCATGGCGGATATGGCGAGGAGCCTCCACCGCGATCCGCAGCTCGAATCCCTCCTTGCCATCCGCAAGGCGCAGCTTGGCATCACCATGATGGACAGCCAGCGCTCGCTTGGCGCCCAGCTCGCGTTCGACCACGGCATTGATCTTGGCAGGGGACGCGGGCTGGGGCTGTAG
- a CDS encoding DUF6118 family protein, with translation MTETTDTEVTTAQAFEAVRHELSLLHNAVANLTAARERIPDHTAALDGIDRRLGNVCGRLAAVEQTPAISLTPAEMAQQINRAAEAVRVEDRRMLDTARAALDRSAGQIDRVVKRGQAADRQIERQIWCVAAGMLAGILVWAVLPGTVARSLPASWHVPEWMAARTMNMEQRVAGERLIATARKPERP, from the coding sequence ATGACCGAGACCACCGACACCGAAGTAACCACTGCCCAGGCCTTCGAGGCCGTGCGGCATGAACTCAGCCTCCTGCACAATGCCGTTGCCAACCTGACGGCGGCGCGCGAGCGGATCCCCGATCACACGGCGGCGCTTGATGGCATCGATCGACGTCTGGGGAATGTCTGTGGCCGGCTTGCCGCCGTCGAACAGACACCGGCGATCTCGCTCACACCCGCCGAAATGGCGCAGCAGATCAACCGAGCCGCTGAAGCCGTGCGCGTTGAGGATCGGCGCATGCTCGACACCGCGCGCGCCGCGCTCGACCGGTCGGCTGGGCAAATCGACAGAGTTGTAAAACGGGGGCAGGCGGCCGACCGGCAGATCGAACGCCAGATATGGTGCGTGGCAGCGGGCATGCTCGCCGGCATCCTCGTATGGGCGGTGCTGCCCGGAACCGTTGCACGATCCCTGCCGGCCAGTTGGCATGTGCCCGAATGGATGGCGGCGCGGACCATGAACATGGAGCAGAGGGTCGCTGGCGAGCGACTGATCGCGACGGCGCGCAAGCCGGAACGACCGTGA